The following is a genomic window from Gammaproteobacteria bacterium.
TAAAGCCCGCGAATGACCGCTTTAGTCACGAGACCAACCGCCTTTCGCCCAAAAAAAACGATCAGGGTGTTTTTGCCCGTGACCTAATGCTTGCCCCGCTTTAAGGCACTGCCAAGTGTAATGTTGCGCATCGCGCACGGCTTGCACCATATCGATGCCCTTAGCAAGCAGTGCCGCTAGTGATGCAGTTAGTGTGCAGCCAGAACCGTGATATTCATCAGGTAAGCGTGGCCATACTTGCTCATCAATCAATTCGCCATTTTTGAATAACCGGTTGACTACTTCAGTGCTGTGATCGTGTGTTCCGGTGATCAATACATACGGACAGCCTAATGACGAAATCTTCTTGCAGGCAGCGGCTAGGCTGTTTGTTTTGGGCGCAAGTTTATAGAGTTCTAATAGGTTGGGTGTAACGATAGTAGCAAGCGGTAGAAGGCTATCACTCAGTATTTGTGCATAGCCTTCT
Proteins encoded in this region:
- a CDS encoding hydroxymethylpyrimidine/phosphomethylpyrimidine kinase, which codes for MPKPIVLCFSGADPCGGAGIQADIEAIGSMGCHAVTVATALTVQNSHGVTSYQAIDADYLRAQSQALLTDMPVKAIKTGMLAASATIKMINDIATKQSHIPLVIDPVMASNTGNKLSQEGYAQILSDSLLPLATIVTPNLLELYKLAPKTNSLAAACKKISSLGCPYVLITGTHDHSTEVVNRLFKNGELIDEQVWPRLPDEYHGSGCTLTASLAALLAKGIDMVQAVRDAQHYTWQCLKAGQALGHGQKHPDRFFWAKGGWSRD